In Bacillota bacterium, the DNA window GGCTCCGTGGGCGATCCGATAGAGCGTGCCCAAGAAGTCGCGCCTGCCCCTCGACCGCGGCAAGACCCAGTCGATGACGATCCGGATGATCAGGGCCCAGAAGAAGGCCACTGAGAAGAGGCGCAAGGCACTGATCAGGACGTCGCTCACCATCGGTCG includes these proteins:
- a CDS encoding YggT family protein, with protein sequence RPMVSDVLISALRLFSVAFFWALIIRIVIDWVLPRSRGRRDFLGTLYRIAHGATEPILQPIRRLIPDLGGLDISPIIAIFLVDWIVKILISLLARAGW